One region of Pseudomonas sp. ABC1 genomic DNA includes:
- the fur gene encoding ferric iron uptake transcriptional regulator, whose protein sequence is MVENSELRKAGLKVTLPRVKILQMLDTAEQRHMSAEDVYKALMEAGEDVGLATVYRVLTQFEAAGLVVRHNFDGGHAVFELADGGHHDHMVCVDTGDVIEFFDPEIEKLQKDIVKRHGYELVDHNLVLYVRKKD, encoded by the coding sequence ATGGTAGAGAATAGCGAACTGCGTAAAGCTGGTTTAAAGGTGACCCTGCCTCGGGTCAAGATCTTGCAAATGCTCGACACTGCCGAGCAGCGTCACATGAGTGCCGAGGATGTCTACAAGGCGCTCATGGAGGCCGGCGAAGATGTCGGTCTGGCGACTGTCTATCGCGTTCTGACTCAGTTCGAAGCGGCTGGTCTGGTCGTGCGGCACAATTTCGATGGCGGCCATGCGGTATTCGAACTGGCTGACGGTGGTCATCACGACCATATGGTCTGCGTCGATACGGGCGATGTCATCGAGTTCTTCGATCCGGAGATCGAGAAACTGCAGAAGGACATCGTCAAGCGCCATGGCTACGAGTTGGTCGACCACAACCTGGTGTTGTACGTCCGCAAGAAAGACTGA
- a CDS encoding universal stress protein produces MSYVTACLDTSPFLPAVCDYAAWSCCKLSAPLMLLHVVDRPRYPGFVSLSGTIGLGGREHFLDELVRLDAEKSRVALEQGQALLESAASWLVASGAPEAQLRLCEGSLPRVAKEQAAGTRLLVIGRQGEESSEEDYVGSQLESVIRVFDKPILVVPEHFIEPSSVLLAFDGSDTARRALELLLGGTLCQGMQLHVLLVGSDSEVTRLHLAWVHERLKEAGVEGSVSVRDGLVEHVLEAYIDEHGVNLLVMGAYGHSRIRRFLVGSTTTNMLRRINLPFLLVR; encoded by the coding sequence ATGTCTTACGTAACTGCCTGTCTCGATACTTCGCCGTTTCTTCCGGCGGTCTGCGACTACGCCGCATGGTCATGCTGCAAGTTGTCTGCGCCATTGATGTTGCTGCATGTAGTCGATCGGCCTCGCTATCCGGGTTTCGTTTCCCTGAGTGGAACCATCGGCCTCGGAGGGCGCGAGCACTTCCTGGACGAGCTGGTGCGTCTGGATGCGGAGAAGAGCCGTGTTGCGCTCGAGCAGGGCCAGGCCTTGCTGGAGTCGGCCGCATCCTGGCTGGTGGCGTCAGGGGCGCCGGAAGCACAGTTGCGTTTGTGCGAAGGCAGCCTGCCGCGTGTGGCCAAGGAACAGGCGGCTGGTACGCGCTTGCTGGTGATCGGGCGCCAGGGGGAGGAGTCCTCGGAAGAGGATTATGTCGGCAGCCAGTTGGAGAGCGTCATCCGTGTCTTCGACAAGCCGATTCTGGTGGTGCCGGAGCACTTCATCGAGCCATCCAGCGTGCTGCTTGCCTTCGATGGCAGTGATACCGCACGCAGGGCGCTGGAGCTCTTGCTGGGCGGCACGCTATGCCAGGGCATGCAACTGCATGTGCTGCTGGTCGGTAGCGACAGTGAGGTGACACGTTTGCATCTGGCGTGGGTGCATGAGCGCCTCAAAGAGGCTGGTGTCGAAGGCTCGGTGTCGGTACGCGATGGTCTGGTCGAGCATGTGCTGGAAGCCTATATCGACGAGCACGGCGTGAACCTGTTGGTGATGGGGGCCTATGGGCACTCGCGAATACGCCGCTTTCTGGTGGGCAGCACCACGACCAATATGCTGCGTCGCATCAATCTTCCCTTCCTGCTGGTGCGCTGA
- a CDS encoding bifunctional diguanylate cyclase/phosphodiesterase: MKRHPDAASRMASEVVAPSPEPARLGMLHFERLNEPGWTLLYLDPNCEQQFGIAASNLCALIDTPYARLMEPNIHQPLHETIQRQLAQTGHYFVRYHLNTPHGLIRLIETGEVQQRFGKELLSGYLLADLQEDAGEARQEPQYADQPEHLLRSRAQQNLIVKLARQRYKAADPHQEAAQLITQAACEAYGLSRAAIWRLDNDKLFPIASYITDAQSGEYPSELDISGFPAYLQALHSDRAIDAKDVEEDPRTRELFGTLFQPFGVRSILDASIRIGGDVVGVLCLEHKGEPRNWHPDEIAFAGELADQYAQVIANQQRLSLTHTLHLFQRAIEQSASAFILVDRKGIVEYVNPSFTTITEFSSEEVQGRHLTELTAMENLSTLLFDTSSVMAGSNSWQGEFRSRRKNLDPYWGQLSISKIFDEDGELTHYIGIYEDITQAKLAQEHIERLAYTDNLTGLGNRPCFIREIGKRFTKNPDTQQCLLLVDIDNFKRINDSLGHHTGDKLLISLAQRLRNGLSREALLSRFASNEFALLFDDMNAVDGQVMADQVLSIIDKPLFVDKQLISISASLGLACSPQHGKDPATLMKHAGQALHKAKANGKNQVQVFTDALHAETNYKLFVENNLRRALVQDELEVFYQPKLCLRTGKLQGLEALLRWRHPEKGMIRPDQFITVAEETGLIIPIGKWVAREACRMGVKLAALGRGAPQIAINLSPKQFSDPELVEAMQAIIQEEGLPPSQLELELTESLLLEATGETRKQLQGLKALGLTLAMDDFGTGYSSLSYLKKFPIDVIKIDRSFIKDIPDNQNDMEITSAVIAMARNLKLKVVAEGVETVAQLNFLRHHNCDIGQGYLFDKPIPSGELLESLDRYPHWL; encoded by the coding sequence ATGAAAAGACATCCCGATGCCGCCAGCCGTATGGCGAGTGAGGTTGTGGCGCCATCACCCGAGCCCGCGCGGCTTGGCATGCTGCATTTCGAACGGCTCAACGAGCCCGGCTGGACACTGCTCTACCTCGACCCGAACTGCGAACAACAATTCGGTATCGCCGCCAGCAACCTCTGCGCGTTGATCGACACCCCTTACGCCAGGTTGATGGAACCGAACATCCATCAACCCCTGCACGAAACCATTCAGCGACAACTGGCCCAGACGGGCCATTATTTCGTGCGCTACCACCTGAATACGCCACACGGGCTGATCCGCCTGATCGAAACGGGCGAGGTCCAGCAGCGCTTTGGCAAGGAACTGCTCAGTGGCTATCTGTTGGCGGACCTGCAGGAAGACGCCGGCGAGGCGAGACAGGAGCCGCAGTATGCCGATCAGCCCGAACACCTGTTGCGCTCGCGAGCGCAACAGAACCTGATCGTCAAGCTGGCCAGGCAGCGCTACAAAGCCGCCGACCCACACCAGGAAGCGGCCCAACTGATCACCCAGGCCGCCTGCGAAGCCTACGGCCTCAGCCGCGCGGCGATCTGGCGACTGGATAACGACAAGCTGTTCCCCATTGCGTCCTACATCACCGACGCGCAGAGCGGCGAATACCCGTCGGAACTCGACATAAGTGGCTTCCCCGCCTACCTGCAAGCGCTGCACAGCGATCGCGCGATAGACGCCAAGGATGTCGAGGAAGACCCGCGTACACGGGAGCTGTTCGGCACCCTGTTCCAGCCCTTCGGCGTGCGCTCGATCCTCGATGCCAGCATCCGCATAGGCGGCGATGTCGTCGGCGTGCTTTGCCTGGAACACAAGGGTGAACCGCGCAACTGGCATCCGGACGAGATAGCCTTTGCCGGCGAGCTGGCGGACCAGTACGCACAGGTCATCGCCAACCAGCAGCGCCTGAGCCTGACCCATACCCTGCACCTGTTCCAACGCGCCATCGAACAGAGCGCCAGTGCGTTCATCCTAGTCGATCGCAAAGGCATCGTGGAGTACGTCAACCCCAGCTTCACCACCATCACCGAGTTCTCCAGCGAAGAAGTGCAAGGGCGCCACCTGACCGAACTCACGGCCATGGAAAACCTCAGCACGCTGCTGTTCGACACCTCCTCGGTCATGGCGGGCAGCAACAGTTGGCAGGGCGAGTTCCGCAGCCGCCGCAAGAACCTCGACCCCTACTGGGGGCAACTCTCGATTTCCAAGATTTTCGATGAAGACGGCGAGCTGACACACTACATCGGCATCTATGAAGACATCACCCAGGCCAAGCTGGCCCAGGAGCACATCGAGCGCCTGGCCTACACCGACAACCTGACCGGCCTAGGCAATCGCCCTTGCTTCATCCGCGAGATCGGCAAGCGCTTCACCAAGAACCCGGATACCCAGCAATGCCTGTTGCTGGTGGACATCGACAACTTCAAGCGCATCAATGACAGCCTCGGCCACCACACCGGCGACAAGTTGCTGATCAGCCTCGCCCAGCGCTTGCGCAACGGCCTGAGTCGCGAGGCGTTGCTCTCGCGCTTCGCCAGCAACGAGTTCGCCCTGCTGTTCGATGACATGAATGCGGTAGACGGCCAGGTCATGGCCGACCAGGTGCTGAGCATCATCGACAAGCCGCTGTTCGTCGATAAGCAACTGATCAGCATCAGCGCCTCCCTCGGCCTCGCCTGTAGCCCGCAGCATGGCAAGGACCCGGCCACCCTGATGAAGCATGCAGGCCAGGCGCTGCACAAGGCCAAGGCGAACGGCAAGAATCAGGTGCAGGTCTTCACCGACGCCCTGCACGCCGAAACCAACTACAAGCTCTTCGTCGAGAACAACCTGCGCCGGGCGCTGGTACAAGACGAGCTGGAAGTCTTCTACCAGCCCAAGCTCTGCCTGCGTACAGGCAAACTGCAAGGCCTGGAGGCTTTGCTGCGCTGGCGCCACCCCGAGAAGGGCATGATTCGCCCGGACCAGTTCATCACCGTTGCCGAAGAAACCGGCCTGATCATTCCTATCGGCAAATGGGTGGCCCGTGAGGCTTGTCGGATGGGCGTGAAACTGGCAGCACTGGGACGCGGCGCCCCGCAGATCGCCATCAACCTGTCGCCCAAGCAGTTCTCCGACCCGGAGCTGGTCGAAGCCATGCAGGCCATTATTCAGGAAGAAGGCCTGCCACCCAGCCAACTGGAGCTGGAACTGACCGAAAGCCTGCTGCTGGAAGCCACTGGCGAAACCCGCAAACAGCTACAAGGGCTCAAGGCACTCGGCCTGACCCTGGCCATGGACGACTTCGGCACTGGCTATTCATCCCTGAGCTACCTGAAGAAGTTCCCGATCGACGTGATCAAGATCGACCGCAGCTTCATCAAGGACATCCCCGACAACCAGAACGATATGGAGATCACCTCCGCAGTGATCGCCATGGCGCGCAATCTCAAACTGAAGGTCGTGGCCGAAGGTGTCGAGACGGTCGCCCAGCTCAACTTCCTGCGTCATCACAACTGCGATATCGGCCAGGGCTACCTGTTCGACAAACCCATCCCCAGTGGCGAACTGCTGGAATCACTGGATCGCTATCCGCACTGGCTTTGA
- the aceF gene encoding dihydrolipoyllysine-residue acetyltransferase, with protein sequence MSELIRVPDIGSGEGEVIELFVKVGDRIEADQSLLTLESDKASMEIPAPKAGIIKSLKIKLGDRLKEGDELLELEAEDAQGASDAPAQAPAAEAQAKPEPAQDEAPQADDSADKGEAGSQEIRVPDIGSAGKARVIEVFVKAGDTVEAEQSLITLESDKASMEIPSPGAGEVESLSIKLNDEVGTGDLILTLKVKGAAPAKAAPKDEAKPVASAPAAPQQPTAKAEPASKPVGAPSRDGAKVHAGPAVRLLAREFGVELSAVNGTGPKGRVLKEDVQDYVKSVLQQSKTGTAPASAGAGIPPIPAVDFAKFGEIEEVAMTRLMQVGAANLHRSWLNVPHVTQFESADITELEAFRVAQKAVAEKAGVKLTVLPLLLKACAHLLKELPDFNSSLAPSGQALIRKKYVHIGFAVDTPDGLLVPVIRDVDRKSLLQLAGEAAELAEKARSKKLSPDAMQGACFTISSLGHIGGTGFTPIVNAPEVAILGVSKAAMQPVWDGKDFQPRLMLPLSLSYDHRVINGAAAARFTKRLSELLADIRTLLL encoded by the coding sequence ATGAGTGAATTGATTCGCGTACCCGACATCGGCAGCGGCGAAGGTGAGGTCATCGAACTGTTCGTCAAGGTCGGCGACCGTATCGAAGCCGACCAGAGCCTGCTGACCCTGGAATCGGACAAGGCCAGCATGGAAATCCCGGCGCCCAAGGCCGGGATCATCAAGAGCCTGAAGATCAAGCTGGGCGACCGCCTGAAGGAAGGCGACGAACTGCTGGAGCTGGAGGCCGAAGACGCGCAAGGCGCCAGCGATGCTCCGGCGCAAGCGCCTGCCGCAGAAGCGCAAGCCAAGCCGGAACCCGCACAGGACGAGGCCCCACAGGCCGACGACAGCGCCGACAAGGGCGAGGCCGGCAGCCAGGAAATCCGTGTGCCGGATATCGGCTCGGCGGGCAAGGCCCGGGTCATCGAAGTGTTCGTCAAGGCTGGCGACACGGTCGAGGCCGAGCAATCGCTGATCACCTTGGAGTCGGACAAGGCCAGCATGGAAATCCCCTCGCCGGGCGCCGGTGAAGTGGAAAGCCTGAGCATCAAGCTGAATGACGAAGTCGGCACCGGCGACCTGATCCTGACCCTCAAGGTCAAGGGCGCCGCTCCCGCCAAGGCGGCACCGAAGGATGAGGCCAAGCCAGTCGCGTCGGCTCCGGCAGCCCCGCAGCAACCGACGGCGAAAGCCGAGCCAGCCTCCAAGCCGGTCGGCGCCCCCAGCCGCGACGGTGCCAAGGTGCACGCAGGACCGGCCGTACGCCTGCTGGCCCGCGAGTTCGGCGTGGAACTGTCCGCCGTCAACGGCACCGGCCCGAAAGGCCGCGTGCTCAAGGAAGACGTACAGGACTACGTCAAGAGCGTGCTGCAACAGAGCAAGACAGGCACTGCTCCGGCCTCGGCTGGCGCGGGTATCCCGCCGATCCCGGCGGTCGATTTCGCCAAGTTCGGCGAAATCGAAGAAGTGGCGATGACGCGCCTGATGCAGGTCGGTGCCGCCAACCTGCACCGCAGCTGGCTCAACGTGCCCCACGTGACCCAGTTCGAGTCGGCCGACATCACCGAACTGGAGGCCTTCCGTGTCGCCCAGAAGGCGGTCGCCGAGAAGGCCGGCGTCAAGCTGACCGTGCTGCCGCTGCTGCTCAAGGCCTGCGCCCACCTGCTCAAGGAGTTGCCGGACTTCAACAGTTCGCTGGCCCCCAGCGGCCAGGCGCTGATTCGCAAGAAGTACGTGCACATCGGTTTCGCCGTGGACACGCCGGACGGCCTGCTGGTGCCCGTCATCCGCGACGTCGACCGCAAGAGCCTGCTGCAACTGGCGGGCGAAGCGGCCGAACTGGCGGAAAAGGCACGCAGCAAGAAGCTCTCGCCGGACGCCATGCAGGGCGCCTGCTTCACCATCTCCAGCCTCGGGCACATCGGCGGCACCGGCTTCACGCCGATCGTCAATGCGCCGGAAGTGGCGATCCTCGGTGTCTCCAAAGCCGCCATGCAGCCTGTATGGGACGGTAAGGACTTCCAACCGAGGTTGATGTTGCCCCTGTCCCTGTCCTACGATCACCGCGTGATCAACGGCGCAGCCGCTGCACGCTTCACCAAGCGGCTCTCCGAGCTTCTGGCGGATATACGCACCCTGCTGCTCTGA
- the aceE gene encoding pyruvate dehydrogenase (acetyl-transferring), homodimeric type translates to MQDLDPIETQEWLDALESVLENEGQDRANYLMTRLGELATRSGTQLPYAITTPYRNTIPVTHEARMPGDLFMERRIRSLVRWNALAMVMRTNMADPDLGGHISTFASSATLYDIGFNYFFQAPTEEHGGDLIYFQGHASPGVYARAFLEGRISEDQLNNFRREVDGNGLSSYPHPWLMPDFWQFPTVSMGLGPIQAIYQARFMKYLEDRGFIPAGKQKVWCFLGDGECDEPESLGAISLAGREKLDNLIFVINCNLQRLDGPVRGNGKIIQELEGVFRGANWNVNKVIWGRLWDPLFAKDEAGLLQARMDEVVDGDYQNYKAKDGAFVRKHFFGARPELLKMVEDLSDAEVWKLNRGGHDPYKVYAAYHQAVNHKGQPTVILAKTIKGYGTGAGEAANTAHNTKKVDVESLKKFRDNFSIPVRDEDLENLPFYKPEPDSPEAKYLLKKREALGGFVPQRRQKSFSIPTPPLETLKAILDGSGDREISTTMAFVRILAQLVKDKDLGSRIVPIIPDEARTFGMEGMFRQLGIYSSVGQLYEPVDKDQVMFYREDKKGQILEEGINEAGAMSSWIAAGTAYSNHNQPMLPFYVFYSMFGFQRIGDLAWAAGDIRARGFLVGGTAGRTTLNGEGLQHEDGHSHILASTIPNCRTYDPAYGYELAVIIREGIRQMTEEQLSIFYYITVMNEAYQQPALPQGEGVEEGIIKGMYLLEEDQADKGRHVQLLGSGTILREVREAAKILREEYGIGADVWSVTSFNELRREGLDVDRHNRLHPTEAPRRTYVEQSLSDRKGPVVASTDYMKLFADQIRQWIPDGKAYKVLGTDGFGRSDSRKQLRHHFEVDRNWVVIAALEALVAEGELEAQVVADAIAKFGIDPAKPNPLDC, encoded by the coding sequence ATGCAAGATCTCGATCCAATCGAAACCCAGGAATGGCTGGACGCCCTCGAATCCGTACTGGAGAACGAAGGGCAGGACAGAGCCAACTATCTGATGACCCGCCTGGGCGAGTTGGCTACCCGCAGCGGCACACAACTGCCTTATGCGATCACCACGCCGTACCGCAACACCATCCCGGTTACCCATGAAGCGCGCATGCCCGGCGACCTGTTCATGGAGCGCCGTATCCGCTCCCTGGTCCGCTGGAACGCACTGGCCATGGTAATGCGCACCAACATGGCGGACCCTGATCTGGGTGGGCATATTTCCACATTCGCCTCCAGCGCGACGCTCTACGACATCGGCTTCAACTACTTCTTCCAGGCCCCGACCGAAGAACACGGCGGCGACCTGATCTACTTCCAGGGCCACGCCTCTCCCGGCGTCTACGCCCGCGCCTTCCTCGAAGGGCGCATCAGCGAAGACCAGCTGAACAATTTCCGCCGCGAAGTCGATGGCAACGGCCTGTCGTCCTACCCGCACCCCTGGCTGATGCCGGACTTCTGGCAGTTCCCGACAGTGTCCATGGGCCTCGGCCCGATCCAGGCGATCTATCAGGCACGCTTCATGAAGTACCTGGAAGACCGTGGCTTCATCCCCGCCGGCAAGCAGAAGGTCTGGTGCTTCCTCGGCGACGGCGAGTGCGACGAGCCGGAATCCCTCGGCGCCATCTCCCTGGCCGGCCGCGAGAAGCTGGATAACCTGATCTTCGTCATCAACTGCAACCTGCAACGCCTCGACGGCCCGGTGCGCGGCAACGGCAAGATCATCCAGGAGCTGGAAGGCGTGTTCCGTGGCGCCAACTGGAACGTCAACAAAGTCATCTGGGGCCGCCTGTGGGACCCGCTGTTCGCCAAGGACGAAGCCGGCCTGCTGCAAGCGCGCATGGACGAAGTGGTCGACGGCGACTACCAGAACTACAAGGCGAAGGACGGCGCTTTCGTGCGCAAGCATTTCTTCGGCGCCCGCCCGGAACTGCTGAAGATGGTCGAAGACCTGTCCGATGCGGAAGTCTGGAAGCTCAACCGTGGTGGCCACGACCCCTACAAGGTCTACGCGGCCTACCACCAGGCGGTCAACCACAAGGGCCAGCCTACCGTCATCCTGGCCAAGACCATCAAGGGCTACGGCACCGGCGCTGGCGAAGCGGCCAACACCGCGCACAACACCAAGAAGGTCGATGTCGAGAGCCTGAAGAAATTCCGCGACAACTTCAGCATCCCGGTGCGCGACGAAGACCTGGAAAACCTGCCGTTCTACAAGCCCGAGCCCGACAGCCCGGAAGCCAAGTACCTGCTGAAGAAGCGCGAGGCGCTGGGCGGCTTTGTGCCGCAACGCCGGCAGAAGAGCTTCAGCATCCCGACACCACCGCTGGAAACCCTCAAGGCGATCCTCGACGGTTCGGGCGACCGCGAAATCTCCACCACCATGGCGTTCGTGCGCATCCTCGCGCAACTGGTCAAGGACAAGGACCTCGGTTCGCGCATCGTGCCGATCATCCCTGACGAAGCGCGCACCTTCGGCATGGAAGGCATGTTCCGCCAACTGGGCATCTACTCCTCGGTCGGCCAGCTCTACGAGCCGGTGGACAAGGACCAGGTGATGTTCTACCGCGAGGACAAGAAGGGCCAGATCCTCGAGGAAGGCATCAACGAAGCCGGCGCCATGTCGAGCTGGATCGCCGCAGGCACCGCCTACAGCAACCATAACCAGCCGATGCTGCCGTTCTACGTGTTCTATTCGATGTTCGGCTTCCAGCGTATCGGCGACCTGGCCTGGGCGGCCGGTGACATCCGCGCGCGTGGCTTCCTCGTCGGCGGCACCGCCGGACGCACCACGCTCAACGGCGAAGGCCTGCAGCACGAGGACGGCCACAGCCACATCCTGGCCTCGACCATCCCCAACTGCCGCACCTACGACCCGGCCTACGGCTATGAACTGGCCGTGATCATCCGCGAAGGCATTCGCCAGATGACCGAAGAGCAACTGAGCATCTTCTATTACATCACCGTGATGAACGAGGCCTACCAGCAGCCGGCACTGCCCCAGGGCGAGGGTGTCGAAGAAGGCATCATCAAGGGCATGTACCTGCTGGAAGAGGACCAGGCCGACAAGGGCCGCCATGTGCAATTGCTCGGCTCCGGTACCATCCTGCGCGAAGTGCGCGAAGCGGCGAAGATCCTGCGCGAGGAATACGGCATCGGCGCCGACGTCTGGAGCGTCACCAGCTTCAACGAACTACGCCGCGAAGGCCTGGACGTCGACCGCCACAACCGCCTGCACCCGACCGAAGCGCCGCGCCGCACCTATGTCGAGCAAAGCCTGTCCGATCGCAAGGGGCCGGTGGTTGCTTCCACCGACTACATGAAGCTGTTCGCCGACCAGATCCGTCAGTGGATCCCCGACGGCAAGGCCTACAAAGTCCTCGGCACCGACGGTTTCGGCCGCAGCGACAGCCGCAAGCAGTTGCGCCACCACTTCGAAGTGGACCGTAACTGGGTGGTCATCGCCGCCCTGGAAGCCCTGGTCGCCGAAGGCGAGCTGGAAGCGCAGGTGGTCGCCGATGCCATCGCCAAGTTCGGCATCGACCCTGCCAAACCCAACCCGCTGGACTGCTGA